From a single Bacillus thermozeamaize genomic region:
- a CDS encoding short-chain dehydrogenase — MGKEFANRVVFITGAAHGQGRAVALAFAREGAWVAGYDIAKRLSYPAYEFGTASELQLLKDEVESLGSRCLVFEGDVRDDAAIQAAVSETIRTFGRIDVLFNNAGICAYGYAHELTEEEWDAMIDINLKGAWLVARRIIPHMMKQKSGVIINNSSIAGLRGMNRLSHYAASKWGLVGLTKSWAIELAPYNIRVVSIHPTGVNTPMNDGLAAMEGTTPEEIAERSAGNLLPVPWIEPEDVADAVLFLASDRARYVTGSQFVLDAGLLTR; from the coding sequence ATGGGGAAAGAGTTTGCCAACCGTGTGGTTTTTATTACTGGTGCTGCTCACGGCCAAGGCCGGGCGGTTGCTTTGGCTTTCGCCCGGGAGGGAGCCTGGGTGGCAGGATATGACATTGCCAAACGTTTGAGCTATCCGGCTTATGAATTTGGGACGGCCAGTGAACTGCAATTGCTCAAGGATGAGGTGGAATCCCTCGGTTCAAGATGCCTCGTTTTTGAAGGCGACGTCAGAGACGATGCGGCCATCCAAGCGGCGGTTTCAGAGACAATCCGGACATTCGGCAGGATTGATGTCCTGTTTAACAATGCGGGGATTTGCGCTTACGGGTATGCCCATGAATTAACGGAAGAAGAATGGGACGCGATGATCGACATCAATCTCAAAGGGGCATGGCTGGTCGCCCGGCGAATCATTCCGCACATGATGAAGCAAAAGAGCGGCGTCATCATCAACAACTCCTCGATTGCCGGATTGCGCGGGATGAACAGGCTTTCCCATTACGCCGCTTCCAAGTGGGGGCTGGTCGGCTTGACGAAGTCTTGGGCCATTGAGTTGGCTCCGTACAATATTCGCGTCGTCAGCATCCATCCGACCGGGGTGAATACTCCCATGAACGACGGATTGGCCGCCATGGAAGGAACAACACCGGAAGAAATCGCCGAACGTTCCGCGGGAAATTTGCTTCCGGTTCCCTGGATCGAACCGGAGGATGTAGCCGATGCCGTGTTGTTTCTGGCCAGTGACCGCGCAAGATATGTGACCGGTTCTCAGTTTGTCCTGGACGCAGGACTGTTGACCAGATAA
- a CDS encoding amino acid ABC transporter ATP-binding protein — protein sequence MIRLRDIHKVYRDQHVLKGIDLEVHTGEVVVIMGPSGAGKSTLLRCINFLERPSKGTIQVDDLVVSAENATRKQILALRRLTSMVFQHYHLFKHKTALENVMEGLVTVKGLSRSEAVRISTEHLEKVGLQDRLHFYPSQLSGGQQQRVAIARALALNPKVILFDEPTSALDPDLVEEVLLVMRAIAKEGMTMIVVTHEVNFAREVADRVVVLADGRIVDEGSPEDVLKKKKTTGGT from the coding sequence ATGATCCGGCTTCGGGATATCCATAAAGTTTACCGCGATCAACATGTGCTGAAAGGGATTGATTTGGAGGTCCATACCGGTGAAGTGGTCGTGATCATGGGTCCCAGTGGAGCGGGAAAGTCGACCCTCCTCCGTTGCATCAATTTTTTGGAGCGGCCTTCCAAGGGAACCATTCAAGTGGACGATTTGGTTGTTTCGGCAGAGAACGCCACCCGCAAACAGATCCTTGCACTCCGCAGGCTCACGAGCATGGTGTTTCAACACTACCATTTGTTCAAACATAAAACGGCGCTTGAAAATGTGATGGAAGGCCTGGTGACTGTCAAGGGTTTAAGCCGCAGCGAGGCTGTCCGGATCAGTACCGAACATCTGGAAAAAGTCGGTCTTCAGGACAGGCTGCACTTTTACCCGTCGCAACTGTCGGGCGGACAGCAACAAAGAGTGGCCATTGCACGGGCGCTGGCCTTGAATCCGAAAGTGATTTTGTTTGATGAGCCGACGTCCGCCTTGGATCCCGATTTGGTGGAAGAAGTGCTGCTGGTGATGAGGGCAATCGCAAAAGAGGGCATGACCATGATCGTTGTCACGCATGAAGTGAATTTTGCCAGAGAGGTGGCCGACCGGGTGGTTGTTTTGGCCGATGGCCGGATTGTGGATGAAGGATCGCCGGAAGATGTGTTGAAGAAAAAGAAAACCACCGGTGGCACATGA
- a CDS encoding cysteine synthase A: MKVANNIIELIGNTPLVRLNKLSEETGVEAYGKLEYFNPAGSVKDRIGFAMIEDAEKKGLISPDKTVLVEPTSGNTGIALAFVAAAKGYRLILTMPETMSLERRNLLKAYGAELVLTPGSEGMKGAIQRAEQIVRETPNAYMLQQFKNPANPAIHRRTTAEEIWNDTDGRVDILISGVGTGGTITGVSEVIKERKPSFYAVAVEPADSPVLSGGKPGPHKIQGIGAGFVPDVLNTSIYDEVVQVTNEEAFAAARKLGREEGILLGISSGAALHAAKVVASRPENKGKVMVVILPDTGERYLSTALWQEA, translated from the coding sequence ATGAAAGTGGCAAACAATATTATTGAATTGATTGGCAACACGCCGCTCGTCCGCTTGAACAAGCTGAGCGAAGAGACAGGGGTGGAGGCTTACGGCAAGCTGGAGTATTTCAATCCAGCCGGCAGCGTGAAAGACCGGATTGGTTTTGCGATGATTGAAGACGCCGAAAAAAAGGGACTGATTTCGCCGGATAAAACGGTTTTGGTGGAACCCACCAGCGGCAACACGGGGATTGCCCTCGCCTTTGTGGCCGCGGCGAAAGGATACCGGCTGATTTTGACCATGCCGGAGACCATGTCCTTGGAACGCCGGAACCTGCTTAAGGCCTACGGGGCCGAACTGGTGCTGACGCCCGGCTCCGAAGGGATGAAGGGCGCCATCCAACGGGCCGAGCAAATCGTGAGGGAAACGCCCAACGCCTATATGCTGCAGCAGTTCAAAAACCCGGCCAACCCGGCCATTCACCGCAGAACGACGGCAGAAGAGATCTGGAATGATACCGACGGCCGGGTGGATATTCTGATCAGCGGCGTCGGTACGGGCGGGACGATTACCGGTGTATCCGAAGTGATCAAAGAACGCAAACCATCCTTTTACGCGGTTGCCGTGGAACCGGCCGACTCGCCGGTGCTTTCCGGCGGCAAGCCTGGACCGCATAAAATTCAGGGAATCGGTGCCGGATTTGTGCCCGACGTATTGAACACTTCCATCTACGATGAAGTGGTTCAGGTCACCAATGAAGAAGCGTTTGCCGCAGCCCGCAAACTGGGACGGGAAGAAGGCATCCTGCTGGGCATTTCCTCCGGCGCGGCGTTGCATGCGGCAAAAGTGGTGGCCAGCCGGCCGGAAAACAAAGGCAAGGTCATGGTTGTCATCCTTCCGGATACAGGCGAACGTTATCTGTCCACGGCGTTGTGGCAGGAAGCTTGA
- a CDS encoding glutamate dehydrogenase: MNLPEAEENPYVVVQRLLKKAVETLELPLSVYEILKKPRRFMTVSIPIRMDDGSVRNFTGYRSQHCDILGPTKGGVRFHPEVNEDEVKALSIWMSLKSAILGLPYGGGKGGVIVNPRELSERELEELSRGYIRELEAIIGPEKDIPAPDVNTNPQIMGWMLDEFDRLRGQNMPGMITGKPIILGGSLGRLEATGRGVVITILEAVKRLGLNPWGLTASIQGFGNVGSMTARFLHEQGIKVIAVNDALGGVFKEEGLDIPALLTFSRETGTVAGFPGARPLRGNELFAVPADIFVPAALENQITDETAPLLQAKIVAEAANGPTSSEGDQILREKGSFVIPDILCNSGGVTVSYFEWVQNAMHYYWPEEEVNEKLCAKMRQAFDVVYRMHLEHQVDMRSAAYMVGVSRLAEALFARGWVKKGKMSRGSLFH, from the coding sequence ATGAACCTGCCCGAAGCGGAAGAAAATCCATATGTCGTGGTCCAGCGTCTCCTCAAGAAAGCGGTTGAAACGCTGGAACTGCCGCTGTCCGTGTATGAAATTCTGAAAAAACCGCGCAGGTTTATGACCGTTTCCATCCCGATACGGATGGATGATGGGTCCGTCCGCAATTTTACCGGCTACCGTTCACAACATTGCGACATCCTCGGGCCGACCAAGGGTGGGGTGCGGTTCCACCCCGAGGTGAACGAGGATGAGGTAAAGGCGCTTTCCATCTGGATGTCGTTGAAAAGCGCCATTCTCGGTCTGCCTTACGGGGGCGGAAAAGGAGGGGTGATTGTCAATCCCCGGGAGTTATCGGAGCGGGAACTGGAGGAACTGAGCCGCGGGTACATACGCGAACTGGAGGCCATCATCGGGCCGGAAAAGGATATTCCGGCCCCTGATGTGAACACCAACCCGCAGATCATGGGCTGGATGTTGGACGAATTCGATCGCTTGCGCGGTCAGAATATGCCCGGGATGATAACCGGGAAACCGATCATCCTGGGTGGCTCTCTGGGCCGGCTGGAGGCGACCGGCCGGGGCGTGGTGATCACCATTCTGGAGGCGGTCAAACGGCTTGGCTTGAACCCATGGGGACTGACCGCCTCGATTCAGGGATTTGGCAATGTCGGCAGCATGACGGCCCGTTTCCTGCACGAACAAGGCATTAAGGTCATCGCCGTGAATGACGCGTTGGGTGGCGTCTTTAAGGAAGAAGGCCTGGACATCCCGGCGCTGCTCACGTTTTCCCGGGAAACAGGCACCGTGGCCGGTTTCCCCGGTGCGCGGCCGCTGCGTGGGAACGAATTGTTTGCGGTGCCAGCCGACATTTTTGTGCCCGCTGCCTTGGAGAACCAGATTACAGACGAAACCGCACCGCTTCTTCAGGCCAAGATTGTAGCGGAGGCGGCCAATGGCCCGACTTCGTCGGAAGGCGACCAGATCCTGCGCGAGAAGGGGAGCTTTGTGATTCCGGACATCCTTTGCAATTCTGGCGGCGTGACCGTTTCCTATTTTGAATGGGTGCAAAACGCGATGCACTACTATTGGCCGGAAGAGGAAGTGAATGAAAAACTCTGCGCCAAGATGCGCCAGGCATTTGACGTGGTTTACCGGATGCATCTGGAACATCAGGTGGACATGCGTTCGGCTGCATATATGGTCGGCGTCAGCCGCCTGGCGGAAGCCTTGTTTGCGCGCGGATGGGTGAAAAAGGGAAAGATGTCGAGGGGGTCCCTGTTTCATTAA
- a CDS encoding amino acid ABC transporter permease has protein sequence MGELFDWGFMVQSFPEIVRYLPVTLGIAVISMIFGLFLGFLTALVRFYQIPVLNRLAVVYVSFIRGTPLLVQIYLAYYGIPKILGALNEANGWNLNVDSIPALFFVYLTCSVNVGAYLSESIRSALLSVDKGQIEAAYAIGMTSFQAMRRIILPQALVVAFPNFGNLFISLVKDTSLAFIISVVEIMGAAKIVGARGLHFFEVYIVAALIYWFVCFLIERMMLFAERRLRRYEREIVS, from the coding sequence ATGGGGGAACTTTTCGACTGGGGATTTATGGTACAGTCGTTTCCGGAGATTGTGAGGTATCTTCCGGTCACGCTGGGGATTGCTGTCATTTCGATGATTTTCGGGTTGTTTCTCGGGTTTTTGACCGCTTTGGTCCGGTTTTACCAGATCCCGGTTTTGAACCGCTTGGCCGTCGTGTATGTTTCGTTTATCCGCGGCACGCCGCTATTGGTCCAGATTTACCTGGCGTATTACGGCATACCCAAGATTTTGGGGGCTTTGAATGAAGCAAATGGCTGGAATTTAAACGTTGACAGCATCCCCGCCTTATTTTTTGTCTATTTGACCTGCTCCGTCAACGTGGGAGCCTACCTGTCTGAATCGATCCGGTCGGCTCTCCTGTCCGTAGATAAAGGGCAAATTGAAGCGGCGTACGCCATCGGGATGACATCGTTTCAGGCCATGCGGAGAATCATTCTGCCGCAGGCGTTGGTCGTCGCCTTTCCGAATTTCGGAAACTTGTTCATCAGCCTTGTCAAAGACACTTCGTTGGCGTTCATCATTTCCGTCGTTGAGATTATGGGGGCCGCGAAAATCGTCGGTGCAAGAGGCCTGCACTTTTTCGAGGTTTACATTGTCGCTGCCTTGATTTATTGGTTTGTCTGTTTTCTCATCGAGAGAATGATGCTGTTTGCGGAGAGAAGGTTGCGGCGCTATGAAAGGGAGATCGTTTCATGA